One window of Halopseudomonas maritima genomic DNA carries:
- a CDS encoding NarK family nitrate/nitrite MFS transporter, with translation MSANNPTLGQPPRPGPVIADWRPEDPQFWGSVGKRVATRNLWISIPALFLAFAVWMVWSTVIVRLNAIGFSFTTDELFWLAALPGLSGAMLRVVYSFMVPVFGGRRWTAISTASLLAPALWMGVAVQNPETPYSVFVIIALLCGFGGGNFASSMSNISFFYPKAQQGTALGLNAGLGNLGVSAMQFLVPLVIGFGLFGAVGGKPQELADGSQLWLQNAGLVWVPLIALATLAAWFGMNDLSSASASFREQAVIFKRKHNWLMCWLYLATFGSFIGFAAAFPLLINTSFPGVSALKFAFLGPLVGALVRPLGGWIADKLGGARVTLWNFVVMVAAVFGVIAFLPQEGQGGNFYGFLGMFMLLFVTTGIGNGSTFRMIPVIFRTLHERWSADLDAEGRDQALREAGKESAAVLGFTSAVGAFGAFFIPKSFGSSISVTGGPEVALYVFVGYYISCILVTWWWYSRKGAETPC, from the coding sequence ATGTCTGCCAATAATCCAACCCTGGGGCAACCGCCCCGCCCAGGCCCGGTGATTGCCGACTGGCGCCCTGAGGACCCGCAGTTCTGGGGCAGCGTCGGTAAGCGGGTGGCCACCCGCAACCTGTGGATTTCGATCCCGGCGCTGTTTCTCGCCTTTGCCGTGTGGATGGTCTGGAGCACGGTAATCGTGCGCCTCAATGCCATCGGCTTCAGCTTTACCACCGACGAGCTGTTCTGGCTGGCGGCACTGCCGGGCTTGTCCGGCGCGATGTTGCGCGTGGTGTACTCCTTTATGGTGCCGGTCTTTGGCGGCCGCCGCTGGACCGCCATCAGCACCGCGTCGCTGCTGGCGCCGGCGCTGTGGATGGGCGTGGCTGTGCAGAACCCGGAAACGCCCTACAGCGTGTTCGTGATCATTGCGCTGCTGTGCGGTTTTGGTGGTGGCAACTTCGCTTCCAGCATGTCCAACATCAGCTTCTTCTACCCCAAGGCGCAGCAGGGTACGGCGCTTGGGTTGAACGCCGGACTGGGTAACCTTGGGGTCTCGGCGATGCAGTTTCTGGTGCCGCTGGTGATCGGGTTCGGGTTGTTTGGCGCGGTTGGCGGTAAGCCCCAGGAGCTGGCTGATGGCTCCCAGTTGTGGCTGCAGAACGCCGGCCTGGTCTGGGTGCCGCTGATTGCCCTGGCAACGCTGGCCGCGTGGTTTGGCATGAATGACCTGAGCTCTGCCAGCGCCTCGTTCCGCGAGCAGGCGGTGATTTTCAAGCGCAAGCACAACTGGCTGATGTGCTGGTTGTACCTGGCAACCTTCGGTTCCTTTATCGGTTTTGCCGCCGCCTTTCCACTGCTGATCAATACGTCCTTCCCCGGCGTATCGGCGCTCAAGTTTGCCTTCCTGGGCCCGCTAGTTGGTGCCCTGGTGCGGCCGCTGGGCGGCTGGATTGCCGACAAGCTCGGTGGCGCCCGCGTCACCCTGTGGAACTTCGTGGTGATGGTGGCTGCGGTGTTCGGCGTCATCGCCTTCTTGCCGCAGGAGGGTCAGGGCGGCAATTTTTACGGCTTCCTCGGCATGTTCATGCTGCTGTTTGTCACCACTGGCATCGGCAACGGCTCCACCTTCCGCATGATTCCGGTGATTTTCCGCACGCTGCATGAGCGCTGGAGTGCAGATCTGGACGCGGAAGGCCGTGACCAGGCATTGCGTGAGGCGGGCAAGGAATCCGCTGCCGTTCTGGGCTTCACCTCGGCGGTGGGGGCCTTCGGTGCCTTCTTTATTCCCAAGTCGTTCGGTAGTTCGATCTCGGTCACTGGCGGTCCGGAGGTCGCCCTGTATGTCTTCGTTGGCTACTACATCAGCTGCATCCTGGTGACCTGGTGGTGGTACTCGCGCAAAGGTGCAGAGACACCCTGCTGA
- a CDS encoding MFS transporter, with translation MASQKKQQVLVLGMSTFAFTICFMIWMMFAVLGVPIKELLALNETQFGLLASTPVLTGSLTRLPLGMLTDRYGGRIVFFVLMLVCVLPIYLIGEATQYWQFLVLGLFVGLAGGSFSVGIAYVAKWFEKDRQGLAMGIFGAGNAGSALTKFIAPGIIAAASWQMVPKVYSAIMFVTALLFWFLSYDNKAHRVPSSVSLGEQLQTLKDPRVWRYCQYYSIVFGGYVALALWMTKYYVQEYGFSLQSAALLAACFSLPGGVLRAVGGWMSDKWGAHSVTWWVMWVSWICLFFLSYPQTEMTIATVDGPRSFHLGLNVWVFTALMFVMGIAWAFGKASVFKYISNEFPDRMGAVSGIVGLAGGLGGFLLPILFGALVDLTGVRSSCFMLMYGVVWVSLIWMYFSEVRKTPLLGQSAARSSQPLS, from the coding sequence ATGGCAAGTCAGAAAAAGCAGCAAGTGCTGGTGCTCGGCATGAGCACCTTCGCGTTCACCATCTGCTTCATGATCTGGATGATGTTTGCGGTACTGGGGGTGCCGATAAAGGAGTTGCTGGCGCTGAACGAAACCCAGTTTGGCCTGCTGGCGTCCACGCCGGTGCTGACCGGCTCGCTGACGCGCCTGCCGCTGGGCATGCTGACTGACCGCTACGGCGGACGTATCGTGTTTTTTGTGCTGATGCTGGTGTGTGTGCTGCCGATTTACCTGATCGGCGAAGCGACTCAGTACTGGCAGTTTCTGGTGCTGGGGCTGTTTGTTGGTCTGGCCGGTGGCTCTTTCTCGGTGGGTATCGCCTACGTTGCCAAATGGTTCGAGAAAGACCGCCAGGGCCTGGCCATGGGGATCTTCGGTGCGGGCAATGCCGGCTCTGCGCTGACCAAGTTTATCGCCCCCGGCATTATTGCTGCGGCCAGCTGGCAGATGGTGCCCAAAGTGTACTCGGCCATCATGTTCGTCACCGCGTTGCTGTTCTGGTTTCTCAGCTACGACAACAAGGCGCACCGGGTGCCCAGCAGCGTGTCTCTTGGTGAGCAGCTGCAAACCCTGAAAGACCCCCGGGTCTGGCGCTACTGCCAGTACTACTCGATCGTCTTCGGCGGTTATGTGGCACTGGCCCTGTGGATGACCAAGTACTACGTGCAGGAATACGGCTTCTCGCTGCAGAGTGCCGCTCTGCTGGCAGCCTGTTTCTCCCTGCCGGGCGGGGTTCTGCGCGCGGTAGGCGGCTGGATGTCGGACAAGTGGGGCGCCCACAGTGTGACTTGGTGGGTGATGTGGGTCAGCTGGATTTGCCTGTTCTTTCTGTCCTACCCGCAGACCGAGATGACCATTGCCACCGTCGACGGACCGCGTTCCTTCCACCTTGGGCTCAACGTCTGGGTGTTCACCGCGTTGATGTTTGTCATGGGCATCGCCTGGGCTTTCGGCAAGGCCTCGGTCTTCAAATATATCTCCAACGAATTCCCTGATCGCATGGGAGCGGTGTCCGGCATCGTCGGTCTGGCTGGCGGTTTGGGTGGCTTCCTTCTGCCGATCCTGTTTGGCGCGCTGGTGGATCTGACTGGCGTGCGCAGCTCCTGCTTCATGTTGATGTACGGCGTGGTCTGGGTATCGCTGATCTGGATGTACTTCAGCGAGGTACGCAAGACCCCGCTGCTGGGCCAGAGCGCAGCCCGTTCCAGCCAACCCCTTTCCTGA
- a CDS encoding HAMP domain-containing protein, which yields MLQWFRTSLPARAGLAVILVAALAFASACSAVIIALISEDDAAAMNVAGSLRMTTYRINWQLEAGADDATLAQLAQDMQARLDNRALLHMVAVDSRSPAEQEFQQIRNHWQQQLLPALQQRNREAFAEGTEPFMLRIERFVSQLQQQSERRQGWQQSIQGAALLITAVVLLISMFGLHSSVLEPIQDIVRAAERFRAGDLQARVSYRSPDELGQLAQSFNAMADAIEESHRTLADRVAEKTLSLEQANDALALLYRSSSSVASTPLNADRLDELVGDFQQRLPGLRLNLCLKGDIKQPVEHLIAMQGDDNREICTRNNCATCERHQSASGLTFAIRSQGRSLGELSAHYLDGHAPRSWERELIQALADLIGTALSLECQREKDNRLLLFDERTIIARELHDSLAQALSYMKMQVSRLQTLIRRESDPEQLVQVSEELRKGLNNAYRQLRELLTTFRLKIHEGGLEQALGETTREFADRGQMQVQFDSAPLAFALSASEQIHLLQITREALSNCVRHARASRATVQLRQRGDRMTLLIEDNGVGITPGFDIRQHHGMNIMQERARSLNGELHVSSSDGQGTRIQLSFCPEFLRQHQEEITQ from the coding sequence ATGCTGCAGTGGTTCAGAACCTCGCTGCCGGCTCGAGCCGGACTTGCAGTGATCCTGGTCGCGGCGTTGGCTTTTGCCAGCGCCTGCAGCGCTGTGATCATTGCCCTGATCAGCGAGGATGACGCCGCCGCCATGAACGTGGCCGGTTCACTGCGCATGACAACCTATCGTATTAACTGGCAGCTCGAGGCCGGTGCCGACGACGCAACCCTGGCGCAATTGGCGCAAGACATGCAGGCACGGCTGGATAATCGTGCCCTGCTTCACATGGTCGCGGTGGACAGCAGATCGCCGGCGGAGCAGGAGTTCCAGCAGATCCGCAACCACTGGCAGCAACAACTGCTGCCAGCTCTGCAACAGCGCAACCGCGAGGCTTTTGCCGAGGGCACCGAGCCTTTCATGCTGCGCATAGAGCGATTTGTCTCGCAGCTGCAACAGCAGAGCGAGCGACGCCAAGGCTGGCAACAGAGCATCCAGGGCGCAGCCCTGTTGATTACCGCCGTGGTGTTGCTGATCAGCATGTTTGGCCTGCACAGCAGTGTTCTCGAACCGATTCAGGACATTGTGCGCGCGGCCGAACGCTTTCGCGCCGGCGACCTGCAGGCCAGGGTCAGCTACCGCTCACCAGACGAGCTGGGCCAGCTGGCCCAGAGCTTCAATGCTATGGCCGACGCCATCGAGGAATCGCACCGCACCCTGGCCGACCGGGTAGCAGAAAAGACCCTCAGTCTCGAGCAGGCCAATGACGCCCTGGCGCTGCTGTATCGCAGCAGCAGCAGCGTTGCCAGTACGCCGCTCAATGCCGACCGCCTGGATGAACTGGTCGGCGACTTCCAGCAACGACTGCCGGGGCTTCGACTGAACCTGTGCCTGAAGGGCGATATCAAGCAGCCGGTCGAGCACTTGATCGCCATGCAAGGCGACGACAACCGGGAAATTTGCACTCGTAACAACTGCGCCACCTGCGAGCGTCACCAAAGTGCCAGTGGACTCACCTTTGCGATTCGCTCCCAGGGTCGCAGCCTGGGAGAACTCAGCGCCCATTATCTTGATGGACACGCACCGCGTTCCTGGGAGCGCGAGCTGATTCAGGCGCTGGCCGACCTGATCGGTACCGCGCTGTCGCTGGAGTGCCAGCGCGAGAAAGACAATCGTCTGCTGCTGTTTGACGAGCGCACCATCATCGCCCGCGAACTGCATGACTCCCTGGCCCAGGCCCTGTCCTACATGAAGATGCAGGTAAGCCGTCTGCAGACCCTGATCCGCCGAGAGAGCGACCCCGAGCAACTGGTACAGGTCAGCGAAGAGCTGCGCAAGGGGCTGAACAACGCCTACCGCCAACTACGTGAGCTGCTGACGACCTTCCGCTTGAAAATCCACGAGGGCGGACTGGAGCAGGCACTAGGTGAAACCACGCGCGAATTCGCCGACCGAGGACAGATGCAGGTGCAATTCGACAGCGCACCGCTGGCCTTCGCGCTGTCTGCCAGCGAACAGATTCACTTGCTGCAGATTACCCGCGAGGCCCTGTCCAACTGCGTTCGGCATGCGCGCGCCAGCCGCGCGACGGTACAACTGCGTCAGCGCGGCGATCGCATGACCCTGCTGATAGAAGACAACGGCGTAGGTATCACGCCCGGTTTCGACATTCGCCAACACCACGGCATGAACATCATGCAAGAGCGCGCCCGCAGCCTGAATGGCGAGCTGCACGTCAGCTCGTCCGACGGCCAGGGCACCCGCATCCAACTCAGCTTCTGCCCAGAATTTCTGCGCCAGCATCAAGAGGAGATCACACAATGA
- the narL gene encoding two-component system response regulator NarL produces MSASTPATLLLVDDHPMMRHGLRQLIELENDLLVCGDAGNGEDACSEAARLNPDLILLDNNMPAMNGLETLKRLRAQGYQGKVLLFTVSDAEEDVRDAMRLGADGYLLKDMEPEQLIHRLREALLGELVVSPSLARVLAQALRSPRSASSADLTDRERQVLKMVVGGLSNKMIGNKLGITEGTVKVHVKHLLHKLGLRSRVEAAVWALENVS; encoded by the coding sequence ATGAGTGCTTCCACACCCGCCACCCTGCTGCTGGTAGACGACCATCCAATGATGCGGCATGGCCTGCGCCAGCTGATCGAGCTGGAAAACGACTTGCTGGTGTGTGGCGATGCCGGCAATGGCGAAGACGCCTGCAGCGAGGCAGCGCGCTTGAACCCGGATCTGATCCTGCTGGACAACAACATGCCCGCCATGAATGGCCTGGAAACCCTGAAACGGCTGCGCGCCCAGGGTTATCAGGGGAAGGTACTGCTGTTCACCGTCTCAGACGCCGAAGAGGACGTGCGCGACGCCATGCGCCTAGGCGCCGACGGCTACCTGCTCAAGGACATGGAGCCGGAACAGCTGATTCATCGACTGCGCGAGGCACTGCTCGGAGAGCTGGTGGTCAGCCCGTCACTGGCTCGGGTGTTGGCCCAGGCCTTGCGCTCGCCGCGCTCGGCCAGCAGTGCCGACCTGACCGACCGCGAGCGCCAGGTGCTGAAAATGGTGGTCGGCGGGCTGAGCAACAAAATGATCGGCAACAAGCTCGGTATCACCGAAGGCACAGTCAAGGTTCACGTCAAACACCTGCTACACAAGCTGGGGCTGCGCTCACGGGTCGAAGCCGCCGTCTGGGCGCTCGAGAACGTGTCCTGA
- a CDS encoding putative zinc-binding protein, whose product MSHTNRLPLVYACSGCSNLAQMANNLAVRLDREGKAEMSCIAGVGGNVKPLVRKAVSGRPILAIDGCPLHCVTGCLSQHGVSPAEHLVLTEHGLKKRYGEDVTADTLEQMYVEVVELITRI is encoded by the coding sequence ATGTCACACACTAACCGCCTGCCGCTGGTCTATGCCTGCTCGGGCTGTTCCAACCTGGCCCAGATGGCCAACAACCTGGCAGTACGCCTGGACCGCGAAGGTAAGGCGGAAATGTCCTGCATCGCCGGCGTCGGCGGCAATGTAAAACCACTGGTGCGCAAGGCCGTCAGTGGCCGGCCGATTTTGGCCATCGATGGTTGTCCGCTGCATTGCGTCACCGGCTGCCTGTCGCAGCACGGCGTCAGCCCCGCCGAACACCTGGTACTGACCGAGCACGGTCTGAAGAAGCGGTACGGCGAAGACGTCACCGCCGACACCCTAGAGCAGATGTATGTCGAGGTGGTTGAACTGATCACCCGTATCTAG
- the ubiT gene encoding ubiquinone anaerobic biosynthesis accessory factor UbiT has protein sequence MKRVMAVELADRLLRLGRHVPFALQRRVIELATARLLAEPLARGDFSLLQGHWLQLEVEDLRLSWFVTCVGQRLRVASEARADVCVRGNWREFVLLASREEDPDTLFFRRRLVIEGDTDMGLGLKNLLDSLDPEQLPPRLWRGLQRAGQLLQQV, from the coding sequence ATGAAGCGGGTGATGGCGGTAGAGCTGGCCGACCGGCTGTTGCGGCTGGGGCGCCATGTGCCCTTCGCGCTGCAGCGGCGGGTGATCGAATTGGCCACCGCACGGCTACTGGCCGAGCCGTTGGCCCGGGGTGACTTTAGCCTGTTGCAGGGGCACTGGCTGCAGCTGGAAGTGGAAGACCTGCGGCTGAGCTGGTTTGTCACCTGCGTTGGCCAGCGTTTACGCGTGGCGTCTGAGGCCCGGGCTGATGTGTGTGTGCGTGGCAACTGGCGCGAGTTTGTGCTGCTGGCCAGTCGCGAAGAAGATCCCGATACGCTGTTCTTCCGTCGTCGCCTGGTCATCGAAGGCGATACCGATATGGGGTTGGGGCTGAAGAACCTGCTCGACAGCCTGGACCCTGAGCAGCTGCCACCCAGGCTGTGGCGTGGTCTGCAGCGCGCGGGTCAGTTGCTGCAACAGGTGTAG
- a CDS encoding U32 family peptidase: MKLTLGPVLFYWSRSHLLQFYADMIEQPLQTIYLGETVCSKRRALSLDDWLGLARELRQQREVEVVLSGLALVEAASELSALKRLCDNGELMVEANDMGAVQLLAERQQPFVAGPALNLYNAHSLRELQQCGMQRWVPPVECSGRLLQDCLQQLDDLQVPRPEVELFAYGHMPLAYSARCFTARAENRPKDDCQFCCQNFAEGLLMESQEGEPLFTLNGIQTMSAKVCDLLPDYPALQAGGVDRLRLSPRAEDMALVIARYAAVCGGAQPPASSEGCNGYWYGQPGMINVQEVSS, from the coding sequence ATGAAGCTGACGCTTGGGCCGGTGCTGTTCTACTGGAGCCGGTCACATCTGCTGCAATTTTATGCCGACATGATCGAGCAGCCGTTGCAGACCATCTATCTGGGCGAGACCGTGTGTTCCAAGCGGCGAGCCTTGTCGCTGGACGACTGGCTGGGGCTGGCTCGCGAGCTGCGCCAGCAACGCGAGGTGGAGGTGGTGCTGTCGGGGCTGGCGCTGGTGGAGGCGGCCTCGGAGCTGTCTGCGCTCAAGCGTTTATGCGACAACGGTGAGCTGATGGTGGAGGCCAACGACATGGGGGCGGTGCAACTGCTCGCCGAGCGGCAGCAGCCCTTTGTCGCCGGCCCGGCGCTTAATCTCTATAACGCGCACAGCCTGCGCGAATTGCAGCAATGCGGCATGCAGCGCTGGGTGCCACCGGTAGAGTGTTCCGGACGGCTGTTGCAGGACTGTTTGCAGCAACTGGATGATCTGCAGGTGCCGCGGCCCGAAGTGGAGCTCTTTGCCTACGGGCACATGCCACTGGCCTACTCGGCGCGTTGTTTCACTGCACGCGCCGAAAACCGCCCCAAGGACGATTGCCAGTTCTGCTGCCAGAATTTCGCTGAAGGGCTGCTGATGGAGAGCCAGGAGGGCGAGCCGCTGTTTACCCTCAATGGTATCCAGACGATGTCGGCGAAGGTGTGTGACCTGCTGCCCGACTACCCGGCACTGCAGGCCGGTGGTGTTGACCGTCTGCGTCTGAGTCCTCGGGCCGAGGACATGGCGCTAGTGATCGCGCGCTACGCGGCGGTCTGCGGTGGCGCACAGCCACCGGCCAGCAGTGAGGGCTGTAATGGCTATTGGTACGGACAGCCCGGCATGATCAACGTTCAGGAGGTGTCGTCATGA
- the ubiU gene encoding ubiquinone anaerobic biosynthesis protein UbiU has product MKLVCPAGSLPALKAAVNEGADAIYVGFRDDTNARHFNGLNLDDRQLDEALQLIRQRGRQLYIAVNTYAQPQGWERWQRAVDRAADLGVDALIAADPGVLAYATQQHPDLNLHLSVQGSATNAQALAFYQQRYNIRRAVLPRVLSLAQVRQVAQSSSVPLEVFAFGSLCIMAEGRCHLSSYVTGESPNLCGVCSPAKAVRWQQEEDGLSSRLGGVLIDRYRRDEPAGYPTLCKGRFVVDGQRYHALEEPTSLNTLDLLPELQRIGVCAVKIEGRQRSPAYVQQVTRVWRQALDNLHAGRDGSEQAGTWQQALARLSEGSQTTLGAYHRSWQ; this is encoded by the coding sequence ATGAAACTGGTCTGTCCGGCGGGCTCACTGCCTGCCCTCAAGGCGGCGGTGAACGAAGGGGCCGACGCTATCTATGTTGGCTTTCGGGATGACACCAATGCACGTCATTTCAACGGCCTGAACCTGGATGACCGACAGCTGGACGAGGCTCTGCAACTGATTCGCCAGCGCGGGCGCCAGTTGTATATCGCGGTCAACACCTATGCCCAACCGCAGGGCTGGGAGCGCTGGCAGCGTGCGGTTGATCGTGCCGCCGATCTGGGCGTGGATGCGCTGATTGCAGCAGACCCCGGCGTGCTGGCCTACGCCACTCAGCAACATCCTGACCTCAACTTGCACCTCTCGGTACAGGGCTCGGCGACCAACGCGCAGGCGTTGGCGTTTTACCAGCAGCGCTACAACATCCGGCGTGCCGTATTGCCGCGGGTGCTGTCACTGGCACAGGTGCGGCAAGTGGCACAGAGCAGCAGTGTACCGCTGGAGGTGTTCGCCTTTGGCAGCCTGTGCATCATGGCTGAGGGGCGCTGCCATCTATCCTCCTATGTGACCGGCGAATCGCCCAACCTGTGCGGTGTCTGCTCGCCCGCCAAGGCGGTGCGCTGGCAGCAGGAAGAGGACGGCCTCAGCTCGCGGCTCGGCGGCGTGCTGATCGACCGCTATCGACGCGACGAGCCCGCCGGTTACCCGACGCTGTGCAAGGGCCGCTTTGTGGTCGACGGGCAGCGTTATCACGCGCTGGAGGAACCGACCAGCCTCAACACCCTGGACCTGCTGCCCGAGTTGCAGCGCATCGGTGTCTGCGCGGTGAAGATCGAGGGGCGACAGCGCAGTCCTGCCTATGTCCAGCAGGTAACCCGGGTCTGGCGTCAGGCATTGGATAATCTGCATGCCGGGCGCGACGGCAGTGAGCAGGCCGGCACCTGGCAGCAGGCACTTGCGCGGCTTTCCGAGGGTAGCCAGACCACCCTGGGTGCCTATCATCGATCCTGGCAGTGA
- a CDS encoding molybdopterin molybdotransferase MoeA, with amino-acid sequence MSACDCATGQLQPVDQAIAALLAQAPPLPAVEQVSIHDCAGRVLAEVAHAPRPMPAWDNSAMDGYALRAADLPAEGGWLPLAGRVAAGDTRGQRLRAGHASRIFTGAPLPHGADTVVAQEQARVEGDRVWLEGAPLGNHVRRRGEEFSAGDPLLAAGQRLRPQDVGLLASLGIANVPVYRPLRVALLSSGNELRDPGEELAPGQIYNANYFSLSALLRGWGCEVDDGGVLADELLASRDALSVVAAEWDLIMTSGGVSVGEEDHLKQAVRDLGQLHLWRLAIQPGKPFAFGYVAGTPWLGLPGNPMAALLTAMVVARPFILRAQGRAQILPQTVPVTAGFEWRKANRRRQYLRANLRYAEGGLCAVPVTRQGSAMLTGACLAEGLIIVEVNRTLREGETVEFLPFSELLS; translated from the coding sequence ATGAGCGCCTGCGACTGCGCTACCGGACAGCTGCAGCCGGTGGATCAGGCCATTGCCGCGCTGTTGGCTCAGGCGCCGCCGCTGCCGGCGGTCGAGCAGGTATCGATCCATGACTGTGCCGGTCGAGTGCTGGCCGAGGTGGCACACGCGCCTCGACCAATGCCCGCCTGGGACAACAGCGCGATGGACGGTTATGCCTTGCGTGCCGCCGACCTGCCCGCGGAGGGAGGCTGGTTGCCGCTGGCGGGGCGAGTTGCCGCCGGCGATACCCGAGGGCAACGACTCAGGGCCGGGCATGCCAGTCGTATCTTCACCGGTGCGCCATTGCCGCACGGCGCCGACACCGTTGTTGCCCAGGAGCAGGCTCGGGTTGAAGGGGATCGCGTCTGGCTTGAGGGCGCTCCGCTGGGCAACCACGTGCGTCGGCGTGGTGAGGAGTTCTCGGCCGGTGACCCGCTGCTGGCTGCCGGACAGCGTTTGCGTCCGCAAGACGTCGGCCTGCTGGCCAGCCTTGGTATTGCCAATGTGCCGGTTTATCGGCCCCTGCGCGTGGCGCTGTTGAGCAGTGGCAACGAGCTGCGCGATCCGGGTGAGGAGCTTGCGCCGGGGCAAATATACAATGCCAACTACTTCAGTCTCAGTGCGCTGTTGCGGGGATGGGGCTGCGAGGTAGATGACGGCGGCGTGCTGGCCGACGAGCTGTTGGCCAGCCGTGACGCCCTGAGTGTGGTGGCCGCCGAATGGGACCTGATCATGACCTCCGGTGGCGTTTCGGTTGGCGAGGAGGATCACCTGAAGCAGGCGGTCCGCGATCTGGGGCAGTTGCATCTGTGGCGACTGGCGATTCAGCCGGGCAAGCCCTTTGCCTTCGGCTATGTGGCCGGCACTCCCTGGCTAGGACTGCCCGGCAACCCGATGGCGGCGCTGTTGACCGCCATGGTGGTCGCTCGTCCCTTTATCCTGCGTGCCCAGGGACGAGCGCAGATACTGCCGCAAACCGTGCCGGTGACCGCCGGCTTCGAGTGGCGTAAGGCCAATCGGCGGCGGCAATACCTGCGCGCCAATTTGCGCTACGCCGAAGGGGGGCTGTGCGCCGTCCCTGTGACGCGTCAGGGCTCCGCCATGCTCACCGGGGCCTGCCTGGCCGAAGGGTTGATCATCGTCGAGGTCAATCGCACGCTGCGTGAGGGCGAGACGGTGGAGTTTCTGCCGTTCAGCGAGCTACTTAGCTGA
- the moaB gene encoding molybdenum cofactor biosynthesis protein B, whose amino-acid sequence MAHLSRSEFIPLNLAVLTISDTRSLADDASGDALVAGLQAAGHHLQARALVVDDIWQIRAMVCQWIADAQVQVVLMTGGTGFTARDNTPQAVAPLLDKQVDGFGELFRHLSLEEIGTSTVQSRALAGISNGTLVCCLPGSPGACRTGWQGILREQLDSRTRPCNFVAHLTPVVTPVPQCGSRS is encoded by the coding sequence ATGGCACATCTGTCCCGCTCTGAATTCATTCCCCTCAACCTGGCCGTACTAACGATCAGCGATACCCGTAGCCTGGCTGATGACGCGTCAGGAGACGCTTTGGTTGCCGGCTTGCAGGCGGCAGGGCATCACCTGCAGGCGCGGGCGCTGGTGGTCGATGATATCTGGCAAATCCGCGCCATGGTGTGTCAGTGGATCGCCGATGCTCAGGTACAGGTCGTGTTGATGACCGGTGGCACCGGGTTTACCGCGCGGGATAACACGCCGCAGGCAGTTGCCCCGCTACTGGACAAACAGGTGGATGGTTTTGGTGAACTGTTCCGCCACTTGTCGCTAGAGGAGATCGGCACCTCCACAGTGCAGTCGCGTGCCCTGGCCGGGATCAGCAACGGCACACTGGTGTGCTGCCTGCCGGGGTCCCCGGGCGCTTGCCGTACCGGCTGGCAGGGCATTTTGCGTGAGCAACTGGATAGCCGTACGCGCCCCTGCAACTTTGTGGCGCACCTGACGCCGGTGGTAACACCGGTGCCGCAATGTGGCAGTCGGTCATGA
- the moaD gene encoding molybdopterin converting factor subunit 1 has product MLEVHYFASLRERFGREHEQLDWNPEMTNLDAVRRHLLQRGGEWTALAARNLMCARNRELCSLQTAISDGDEVAFFPPVTGG; this is encoded by the coding sequence ATGCTTGAGGTTCATTACTTTGCCAGCCTGCGCGAGCGCTTTGGGCGCGAGCATGAACAGTTGGACTGGAATCCTGAGATGACCAATCTCGATGCCGTGCGCCGCCACCTGTTGCAACGCGGTGGCGAGTGGACGGCGCTGGCGGCGCGCAACCTGATGTGCGCGCGTAACCGCGAGCTGTGTTCGTTGCAAACGGCGATCAGCGATGGTGACGAGGTGGCGTTCTTTCCACCGGTAACCGGTGGGTGA